A section of the Lynx canadensis isolate LIC74 chromosome A1, mLynCan4.pri.v2, whole genome shotgun sequence genome encodes:
- the CBY2 gene encoding protein chibby homolog 2 isoform X2 gives MSPLECSECFGDQLLHRTYTRHLTLRGTAEPFLRLHNLYPSPRCARQAALPRLSRRVTSQHSHPLNRFSSVPLDPMERPTSQADLELDYNPPRVQLSDEMFVFQDGRWVNENCRLYRELYFSPSSSFHHKLHHKRLAKEYLLQEENKALREENKALREENRTLRKENRILQVFWEERKATLGREESRAASPLLHKDSAALEVAKDAALQMHRLQEDSSLQLLREENRALRQRLEQRKAYWGPAEEKAGPGEESTAVPSAHEELPGPGLLPDQGTGLSSAFEESKGPSPPQDDSKTLRVLRQMVSNLSGSSGDEESKAGPGLADGSQSLELLREMHQALQALREENQDLQVLREENRLLREENRALHALREEHRVFQEENKALWENKTLKLQQKLVIDTVTEVTARMEMLIEELYAFVPAKSKDPKKPSRV, from the coding sequence GAGGGGCACAGCCGAGCCTTTCCTGAGGCTCCACAACCTGTACCCCAGCCCGCGCTGCGCCAGGCAGGCCGCCCTGCCCAGGCTGAGCCGCAGAGTGACCAGCCAGCACTCCCACCCGCTGAATCGCTTCTCCTCCGTGCCCTTGGACCCCATGGAGCGCCCCACCTCGCAGGCGGACCTCGAGCTGGATTACAACCCTCCGCGAGTGCAGCTCAGCGACGAGATGTTCGTCTTCCAGGACGGGCGCTGGGTGAACGAAAACTGCCGCCTGTACAGAGAACTGTACTTCTCTCCGTCGTCCTCTTTCCACCACAAGCTGCACCACAAGCGGCTGGCCAAGGAGTACCTGCTGCAGGAGGAGAACAAGGCGCTGCGCGAGGAGAACAAGGCGCTGCGCGAGGAGAACAGGACCCTCCGCAAGGAGAACAGGATCCTGCAGGTCTTCTGGGAGGAGCGCAAGGCCACGCTGGGCCGGGAGGAGAGCAGGGCCGCCTCGCCGCTGCTGCACAAGGACAGCGCGGCCCTGGAGGTGGCGAAGGACGCGGCCTTGCAGATGCACCGCCTCCAGGAGGACAGCAGCTTGCAGCTCCTCAGGGAGGAGAACAGGGCCCTGCGACAGCGGCTGGAGCAGAGGAAGGCCTACTGGGGCCCGGCGGAGGAGAAGGCAGGCCCCGGGGAGGAAAGCACGGCGGTCCCCTCGGCCCACGAGGAGCTCCCCGGCCCCGGGCTGCTGCCGGACCAGGGTACAGGCCTCTCCTCCGCTTTCGAGGAGTCCAAGGGGCCCTCGCCCCCCCAGGACGACTCCAAGACCCTCCGCGTCCTGCGCCAGATGGTCAGCAACCTGTCCGGGTCTTCCGGGGACGAGGAGAGCAAGGCCGGCCCCGGCCTGGCTGACGGGAGCCAGTCCCTGGAGCTGCTGAGGGAGATGCACCAGGCGCTGCAGGCCCTGCGGGAGGAGAACCAGGACCTGCAGGTCCTCCGCGAGGAGAACCGGCTGCTGCGGGAGGAGAACAGGGCCCTGCACGCGCTGCGCGAGGAGCACCGCGTCTTCCAGGAGGAGAACAAGGCCCTGTGGGAGAACAAAACGCTGAAGCTGCAGCAGAAGCTGGTCATCGACACGGTGACCGAGGTCACCGCCCGGATGGAGATGCTCATCGAGGAGCTCTACGCCTTCGTGCCGGCCAAGAGCAAGGACCCCAAGAAGCCCAGCAGGGTCtga